In Providencia sneebia DSM 19967, one DNA window encodes the following:
- a CDS encoding TonB-dependent receptor plug domain-containing protein: MKIKQITYLVGMALFTTHSFATTTEEDKTNKDVMMVWSTPLAADENIITQSQMKQLNKTNVAQALSTMPGVVIQKSGNRNETQVNVRGFDSRQVPIFFDGIPTYVPYDGTLDLGRFMTSELSSVELSTGYTSLLQGPNLMGGAINLTTATPKKPLEADISLNQGFARGADNAHNISARLGGRNDLGFIQVSGSQYKQRFMGLPDSADNNPLAGSHGRRTNSATDDKRLMLKMGWTPREADEYVVTYLKQDGDKNSAPSADNKKQQIWQWPEYDKESYYFNGTTQITNDIALQSRLYHDKFINTLHQYKSVQDYKDGKFNYSHYDDYSNGADMRVDFTLRELDMLSFAAHWKEDVHRARSNKSVPYGRYKDQTWSVATEYQWVATNNLDIIGGIGYDWRNSDDGKRYLYNKKNVVTGIETYDDNSQHAFNWELMARYHLENSDTIQFSVSDRSRFPTQKERYTKNKMKNNDSFIINPHLDAEHALTFDLTYKGMITPDWSYNASAYYNHVSDAIMAHYMGYNAAEDSDVYQNRNSGKVNYAGIDLGTNGTITDWMAVGLSYSYIHADPKHKSVRHVAELPTNKAFAWVKFTPYEPLNITITEEARNWGYNNIESNEKVSGFAKTDLRLDYNLGHGVSINTSINNLFDKSYQYTAGYIEEGRNYWLGIDYKY, translated from the coding sequence ATGAAAATAAAACAAATAACCTATTTGGTTGGGATGGCTTTATTTACCACACATAGCTTTGCCACCACCACAGAAGAAGATAAAACCAATAAAGACGTCATGATGGTTTGGAGCACCCCGCTTGCTGCTGACGAAAACATCATCACTCAATCGCAAATGAAGCAGCTCAATAAAACGAATGTTGCTCAAGCACTAAGCACAATGCCTGGGGTAGTGATCCAAAAATCAGGTAACCGCAATGAAACGCAAGTTAATGTGCGTGGCTTTGATAGCCGACAAGTTCCAATCTTCTTTGATGGCATTCCAACTTATGTTCCCTATGATGGCACACTTGACCTTGGGCGCTTTATGACAAGCGAGCTATCGAGTGTTGAGCTATCAACAGGTTACACATCATTATTGCAAGGCCCTAACTTAATGGGTGGCGCAATTAACTTAACCACTGCTACGCCTAAAAAACCATTAGAAGCAGATATCAGCTTAAATCAAGGTTTTGCGCGCGGTGCAGATAATGCCCATAACATTAGCGCTAGATTAGGTGGTAGAAATGACCTTGGCTTTATTCAAGTCAGTGGAAGTCAATATAAACAACGTTTCATGGGGTTACCTGACTCAGCGGATAATAACCCATTAGCAGGTAGCCATGGACGCCGTACAAATTCAGCAACAGATGATAAACGCCTAATGCTCAAAATGGGCTGGACGCCACGTGAAGCCGATGAATATGTAGTGACTTATTTAAAGCAAGATGGTGATAAAAATAGTGCGCCTAGTGCTGATAATAAAAAGCAACAAATTTGGCAGTGGCCAGAATATGACAAAGAAAGTTACTACTTTAATGGTACAACACAGATCACTAACGATATAGCACTACAAAGCCGCCTATATCACGATAAATTTATTAATACATTACACCAATATAAATCTGTTCAGGATTATAAAGACGGCAAATTTAACTACAGCCATTATGATGATTACAGTAATGGCGCAGATATGCGTGTTGACTTTACACTCCGAGAACTGGATATGTTGTCCTTTGCCGCTCACTGGAAGGAAGATGTTCACCGTGCGCGCAGTAACAAATCTGTTCCTTATGGTCGCTATAAAGATCAAACTTGGTCAGTCGCAACTGAATACCAATGGGTTGCAACGAATAACCTCGATATTATTGGCGGTATTGGTTATGACTGGCGCAATAGTGATGATGGCAAACGTTATCTATACAACAAAAAAAATGTTGTTACCGGCATTGAAACCTATGACGATAATAGCCAACATGCATTTAATTGGGAACTGATGGCACGCTACCACCTAGAAAATAGTGACACCATTCAATTCTCCGTTTCTGATAGAAGCCGCTTCCCAACTCAAAAAGAGCGCTATACCAAAAATAAAATGAAAAATAATGATAGCTTTATCATTAACCCTCATTTAGATGCAGAACACGCCCTGACCTTCGATCTCACTTATAAAGGGATGATAACGCCTGATTGGTCATACAATGCTAGCGCTTATTATAATCATGTTTCTGATGCCATTATGGCGCATTATATGGGGTATAACGCTGCTGAAGATTCTGATGTTTACCAAAACCGTAATAGCGGTAAAGTGAATTATGCTGGGATTGATTTAGGAACAAATGGCACAATAACTGATTGGATGGCAGTAGGATTAAGCTATAGTTATATTCACGCTGACCCTAAACATAAGAGCGTACGCCATGTGGCAGAATTACCAACAAATAAAGCTTTTGCTTGGGTTAAATTTACGCCTTATGAACCACTTAATATAACGATTACTGAAGAAGCTAGAAATTGGGGTTATAACAATATTGAAAGCAATGAAAAAGTCAGTGGTTTCGCTAAAACAGACCTACGTTTAGATTATAATTTAGGCCATGGTGTTTCTATTAATACCTCTATTAATAACTTATTTGATAAATCATATCAATATACTGCGGGTTATATTGAAGAAGGCCGTAATTATTGGTTAGGTATCGATTATAAATATTAA